One Candidatus Poribacteria bacterium genomic window, GCCGGTGTCGTGTTCGCCGCGCAATCGGTCGACGAACAGACGGTTTCGCTCGTCCAGAAGACGCCTACCCAGGAAGCGGGCCCCTTCTTCCTCTTCGGCAAACCGTTTCCGCTGCAAAAGGGCTTCAGCGTCCGACTGACGATGGACGTGACCCACCAGGTTCGCGTCGATGTCGGAGACCGGAGTCTGTCGTTCCAAGGGGTCGGAGGCGACGTAGCCGGGTCCGGCTTGGTCGCGCTTCAGGGCGGGGAGATCTATCAAGTCGTCGAAACGTACACGTTCCGGGCGACGGTGGACTCGATCTTCATCCGTGGCGAGTTCCCGGTCGAGGTCCAGGCGAAGTGGAACCTGTTGGCGCTCGATACCGGCGTTTACGCTTTCGCCATCAGCGGACACGCGCGCGACCTAACCGTGAACGTCACCGGCGACATTGCTGGCGGCACGGAGCTCAAGGCGCTGGGTTCCACCGTGGACGTCGAGGTCGAGACGATCCGCGACATTCCCGGCGGAGAGAAGCTCGTCTACGGCGGTTCGTTTACAGGCTTCCTCGACCGCACGTCGACGCTGACGTACACCGGCAAGGTCGTTCCCGACTGGGACGTGAACTCGGACGGCAGCGTCAACATCGTCGATCTGGTGCTGGTGGCGCGGAAGTTCGGCGAGGTCGGAGTCAAGACGCGCGAGGACGTGAACGGCGACACGGTCGTCAACATCATCGACCTGGTGCTCGTGGCGCGGCACTTCGGCGAGTCGCTGATTCTGCCGGCTGCGGCTCCTGCGCTGGCAGCCGATGCCGAGGCGTCGGTTGGGCTCGGCTATCGGCGGCTCGGGGACGGTTCGATGCAAGTGGACGTACAAGCCAACAGCCTGACGCGCCTTGCGGGAGCGGATGTCACGTTGGCGTTCGACCCGTCGGCGTGGTCGCTGGCCGATGCGCGCGCAGGAGCCGCGTTCTCGACGCCGTTTTCGTGGCGGCTGCCTGCGTCGGATGGAATGGCGCGACTGCTGACCGTTGCGTTGCCCGTCGATGGCGACACGACGCACTCAGGAGAGGTCGCTCGCTTCACGTTCCGACCGCTGACGCCGAACGCGGCAGTCAAAGGTTTCTCGCTGCGGCAAGTCGCGCTGAGCGACGCGCGAGGGCGGATCGTCCTAACGCGGATGGAGCCTCCAGCGCGGTTCGCACTGCCGACCGGTGCGCAACGGTTAGCGGTGGGACAGAACTACCCGAATCCGTTCAACCCGGAGACGTGGATTCCCTTCTCGATCTCCGAGCCGACTTCCGTGCGGATCGACATCTTCTCCGAAGCGGGCGACCTCGTCCGCACGCTCGACCTCGGCACGCTCCCTGCCGGCGCGTACGCCTCGCCTGACCGCGCCGTCCGCTGGGACGGGGAGAACGACTCGGGTGAACCCGTCGCCAGCGGCGTGTACGTCTATCGTCTGACGACGGGAAGCAACAGCCAGACTCGACGGATGGTCGTGGTCAAGTAACTGCATCATTCGCAGCGAGACAATGAGACTATGGATGCGCGCGACCGCACGGTCATCCTACTAGGCGCTGGCGCGTCGAGCGCGTCTGCGCACTGTCTTCCGGTGATGAAGGGGTTCTTCCAGGAAGCTTGCGGCATCAAGCCTACGCCCGAACTCAAGACAGGGCTTGAGTGGCTCTACGGAAGAGAGACGCAGCCTGAGGACATGAATCTTGAGGAGGTCATCGCCTTTCTCGACATGTCCGAACAGCATCGCGAAGGGGCAACCTTCAAGGAGCTGGATGCAACAGACCACCTGGTCCGTCTGCGCCGGGAGCTTGACCGTTTCCTCCGCCGACGCCTCACTGTGGAGTCACCGTGGCACTCCTTAGACCCTCACAGCGTGGGTTACGGCCAGACACCGCGCAAGTTCGGCGACAGCCTGCATTCCGCTCTCTTCGATGCACATCTGCGCCGCGACAACGACACGTTCAGGATAAACACGCTCGTGACGCTGAACTACGACCTTGTTGCCGACTACGCCCTCAGATGCTTGGAGACGTGGCGCAGCTGGCGCCGCTCCGGAGGAGTTCTCCCAAGCAGAATGGAGCTTCAGGCCATTCTGAGAGGCACCAGACGATCGCCAGAGCACTGGGACGCGAACACCACGCCACCTGGATGGTATCTGAAGCTCCATGGATCACTGGACTGGGTGTCTTGCCTGAATCCTGCCTGCCCGCACGGCCGCCGGTGCTTCAGCGTGGAGTTCGACAGACAGCCAGGACACGATGACTGGTACGGTGTCGGCGTGCTTCCCGCCGACTACAATCAGAGCCTGCCATGTGTCTGTGGTCATGCGTACCGGCTCGTCATCGTCCCGCCGACGTATGCCAAACGGTACGAGGGTATGCCGATGATTGAGCGCGAGTGGCGTCTGGCAGTTCAGCAGCTTCAGGGCGCCAAGCGTGTCATTGTAGTTGGTGTGTCGTTCGCGCCTTCGGACGTACGGCTTGCATGGCTGGTACGATACGGGCTGCTGGGCGCCTCTGCGGACGGGATCCAGATCGACCTTGTGTACCGGTGTCAAGATAATGCTGACCCCATGGAGCACGACGTCTACGCGCGGGCCCGAGCGCTTGTGCCACACGCTACAATCCGGCCGTTCCCGAACGGTCTGAGGGCGTACCTGGAGAGCGAAGGCCTGCTCG contains:
- a CDS encoding T9SS type A sorting domain-containing protein, with the translated sequence MSRRQALLLSIACWCSVAGVVFAAQSVDEQTVSLVQKTPTQEAGPFFLFGKPFPLQKGFSVRLTMDVTHQVRVDVGDRSLSFQGVGGDVAGSGLVALQGGEIYQVVETYTFRATVDSIFIRGEFPVEVQAKWNLLALDTGVYAFAISGHARDLTVNVTGDIAGGTELKALGSTVDVEVETIRDIPGGEKLVYGGSFTGFLDRTSTLTYTGKVVPDWDVNSDGSVNIVDLVLVARKFGEVGVKTREDVNGDTVVNIIDLVLVARHFGESLILPAAAPALAADAEASVGLGYRRLGDGSMQVDVQANSLTRLAGADVTLAFDPSAWSLADARAGAAFSTPFSWRLPASDGMARLLTVALPVDGDTTHSGEVARFTFRPLTPNAAVKGFSLRQVALSDARGRIVLTRMEPPARFALPTGAQRLAVGQNYPNPFNPETWIPFSISEPTSVRIDIFSEAGDLVRTLDLGTLPAGAYASPDRAVRWDGENDSGEPVASGVYVYRLTTGSNSQTRRMVVVK